In the genome of Perca flavescens isolate YP-PL-M2 chromosome 21, PFLA_1.0, whole genome shotgun sequence, the window TTGGTTGGACTTTTTGAGGACACCAACCTGTGTGCTATTCATGCAAAGAGGGTTACCATCATGCCCAAGGACATTCAGCTGGCCAGGCGAATTAGAGGAGAGCGTGCATAAATGATTCATTGGATTTTATCTTTTTAGTGGGGTGGGTGGGATTGACTGGGGTTTGTTTTGTAAATCTTGGAACTATTACAGCATGTGTACCACCTAATTTGCGGTTTCAGgcttgttttcctttttgtacttttttcatttCACTCTTGACTTTCTCAAACTGTCCTATTCACTGTAGAATAGCTTCATATCTGTAAATGCTGAAACAATATTCCACTGACTTTCTCAGGTTTGCATACTATTTTAGAATCCATATCTTGTTaccctgtgtgtgcatgtcacaGGATTTCTTGTTGTGCTGTAAATAAACTTTCCGCTACCTCAAGTTGTCGGCctgaaatttttatttttttccccaaatgttGAGTGTGTTTTGGATATACTTAGTGTGAAGTACTACTACAATAAAGTTGGGTTTAGTAATGAAACTTGAGATCCTATTAGCTCCTCACATGCTAAAGACTATGTAGTGAGCTGAAGAAAACTGAGCAATTACAGCCAGAGAGACAACCCAGATTGTTACATTTTAATCTGTATGTTGACAACTGAACATTAGCAAGCAACTTAGtctaaacattttaagagattCGGTGCCATAGCCTAAAATACTTGACACATTTCACAATAAATACAACCTCATATATACAAATCTCAAGTTTGTTAACTTTATTCATCTTGGGCTTTATCCTGTTCCTCGTCTGAAAGCAAGCCCGGTAACTGCTCATAGAGCTCCCTCTCCAGCTGTACATCAATGTTGGTCTCCCCTCTCAGTGCACACCACAGCAGAAAGCTGGTGAATATCAGGCTGACGGGGAGGACCTTCCACCAGGGCCGCTGAAACTGGCTCCCCATGGAGCGGTCAACTTTCCAGGTTCGGTGACTGGCTTTACTGGTGGAGAACTTGATAGGTTCATTGTTCACCTCTTTATTGCCATCTTTGGACTCCGCTAACCTCTGAGAGGTCAGAGTTAGGAACCGCACACCGTTCAGTCTGCTGACAAAGAACACGAATACATCAATTACGAATGTGAAGTAAATTTCCATGTTTAAGTGCTTTACTGATGTATAATTATGATGTACTTGTGCTTCAGTAGTTGCATTTTGGAGACTTGACAAGATTTAGATTTCACATACAAAATCAGTTTAAATATGACGCCCGggtatagattaaactacccaacggTATATATATAACATCTAGCTTAAATTTCCTATTACTTGACAAAATCTGTAGGTTAGTAACATTAGAGGGTAACATTAGGATTAAAACTTCATTGAGCCACACCActaatacaacaaatacaacgTGGGATCTATAAGCAGATGTACACTCACCTCACAGTCGGTGTAACGTTAGCTTTATGAATCACTATCCCTCGCCTAAAAGCAATGCGTGTCAGGCTGGTGAAAAATCGTCCTGTTGTTGTAGACATCTCGGACAACTGGTCATCTTAGGACACACGACGTTGAAATAAACTGAAGGTTTTCTTATCAAACACACCTTAGTAGGTCCATGAGTAGG includes:
- the uqcc4 gene encoding ubiquinol-cytochrome c reductase complex assembly factor 4 isoform X2, encoding MSTTTGRFFTSLTRIAFRRGIVIHKANVTPTVRLNGVRFLTLTSQRLAESKDGNKEVNNEPIKFSTSKASHRTWKVDRSMGSQFQRPWWKVLPVSLIFTSFLLWCALRGETNIDVQLERELYEQLPGLLSDEEQDKAQDE
- the uqcc4 gene encoding ubiquinol-cytochrome c reductase complex assembly factor 4 isoform X1 translates to MSTTTGRFFTSLTRIAFRRGIVIHKANVTPTVSRLNGVRFLTLTSQRLAESKDGNKEVNNEPIKFSTSKASHRTWKVDRSMGSQFQRPWWKVLPVSLIFTSFLLWCALRGETNIDVQLERELYEQLPGLLSDEEQDKAQDE